The Psychromonas sp. MME1 genome window below encodes:
- the hfq gene encoding RNA chaperone Hfq translates to MAKGQSLQDPFLNTLRKERIPVAIYLVNGIKLQGQIESFDQFVILLKNTVSQMVYKHAISTVVPSRPVPPIPHVE, encoded by the coding sequence ATGGCTAAAGGGCAATCATTACAGGATCCGTTTTTAAATACTTTACGCAAAGAGCGTATTCCAGTTGCTATCTATTTGGTAAATGGTATTAAATTACAAGGGCAAATTGAATCTTTTGATCAGTTTGTTATATTGCTAAAAAATACCGTAAGTCAGATGGTTTATAAACATGCTATTTCAACGGTCGTGCCATCACGTCCCGTGCCACCCATTCCTCATGTTGAATAG
- the hflK gene encoding FtsH protease activity modulator HflK — MAWNEPGKDKDQDPWKNDEKNKDQGPPDLDVVFKKLGDTLGGLFGKKPPTRGGQSGGGKFLAIAIAAVLSVVWFASGWYTIQESDRGVVLRFGAYHSQVEPGLHWNPKFIDNVIPINVEAFRTMPTSGFMLTEDENIVQVSMEVQYRIIAPEKYLFSVTNADNSLLQALDSALRFVVGHSSMDDTLTTGREVVRQETWEGLDNIIAPYDMGIEIVDVNLQQTRPPEQVKDAFDDAIAAQEDEERFIREAEAYEREREPIARGQVKRIEQQAEAYKQGIILKAQGDVAKFNKLLPEYKINPQVTRQRLYLEAMESVLENSSKVLIDNNSGGNLTFLPLDKLMTNSGASTVKQKVVSEIETRSRADEKAGLDERSSSKDSRLHNSSRSTGREY; from the coding sequence ATGGCTTGGAACGAACCGGGAAAAGATAAAGATCAAGACCCGTGGAAAAATGATGAGAAGAATAAAGATCAGGGTCCCCCTGACCTTGATGTGGTTTTCAAAAAGTTAGGTGATACTCTGGGGGGATTATTTGGTAAAAAACCACCGACTAGAGGTGGTCAAAGTGGTGGGGGTAAGTTTCTTGCTATTGCTATTGCCGCTGTACTGTCGGTCGTTTGGTTTGCTAGCGGCTGGTATACCATCCAAGAATCTGATCGAGGTGTTGTACTACGTTTTGGTGCTTATCATTCTCAAGTAGAGCCTGGTTTGCATTGGAACCCTAAATTTATTGATAACGTTATTCCCATTAATGTTGAAGCATTTCGTACCATGCCAACCAGCGGTTTCATGTTGACTGAAGACGAAAATATTGTACAAGTATCTATGGAAGTTCAATATCGCATCATCGCACCGGAAAAATACCTATTTAGTGTAACTAATGCGGATAATAGCTTATTGCAAGCACTTGATAGCGCATTACGTTTTGTTGTTGGTCATTCAAGCATGGATGATACATTAACGACAGGTCGTGAAGTGGTTCGTCAAGAGACTTGGGAAGGATTAGATAATATCATTGCTCCGTATGATATGGGCATTGAAATTGTTGATGTGAATTTGCAACAAACGCGTCCACCCGAGCAGGTTAAAGATGCCTTTGATGATGCGATTGCAGCACAAGAGGATGAAGAGCGTTTCATTCGTGAAGCTGAAGCTTACGAAAGAGAAAGGGAGCCTATCGCGCGTGGTCAAGTTAAACGTATTGAACAGCAAGCTGAGGCTTATAAACAGGGGATTATTTTAAAAGCGCAAGGTGATGTTGCTAAATTTAATAAATTATTACCTGAATATAAAATAAACCCACAGGTAACCCGTCAACGTTTATACCTTGAAGCAATGGAGTCCGTGTTGGAAAATAGCTCTAAAGTATTAATTGATAATAATTCAGGTGGCAATTTGACCTTTTTACCACTTGATAAATTAATGACTAATAGTGGTGCTAGCACAGTCAAACAAAAAGTCGTTTCAGAAATAGAAACTCGTTCTCGAGCAGATGAAAAAGCTGGCTTAGATGAGCGTTCTTCATCAAAAGATAGTCGCCTACATAACAGTAGCCGTAGCACGGGGAGAGAATACTAA
- the hflC gene encoding protease modulator HflC — translation MNKLLILPVLLVLGFLSSAFVVSEGHHGIVMQFSKVKRDAEGVPLVFAPGLHFKVPFIDSVRTMDTRIQTLDDQADRFVTSEKKDLIIDSYVKWQIEDLAVYYLATGGNKLQAEALLKRKINNGLRNEIGSHTIKDIVSGKRGEVMETALKRMARSSELGIKVVDVRIKKINLPEEVSSSIYKRMRAERLAVAKEHRSQGQEKSEVIRANIDRKVSVMLSQANKEAAEIRGNGDAISSKIYAESYQQDAEFFAFLRSMEAYKKSFASKDDVMVLSPDSDFFKYMNQQK, via the coding sequence ATGAATAAATTATTAATACTACCTGTTTTGCTCGTTTTAGGCTTTCTTAGTAGTGCGTTTGTTGTATCTGAAGGTCACCACGGTATCGTAATGCAATTTAGCAAAGTGAAACGTGATGCTGAAGGTGTGCCACTGGTTTTTGCACCTGGATTACATTTTAAAGTCCCTTTCATTGATTCAGTAAGAACTATGGATACGCGTATCCAAACACTTGACGATCAAGCTGACCGTTTTGTTACTTCTGAGAAAAAAGATCTGATTATTGACTCCTATGTAAAATGGCAAATTGAAGATCTTGCTGTTTATTACTTAGCAACAGGCGGCAATAAATTACAGGCAGAAGCATTGTTAAAACGTAAAATTAACAATGGATTGCGTAATGAAATTGGTTCTCATACCATTAAAGATATTGTCTCTGGTAAGCGTGGTGAAGTGATGGAAACAGCGCTTAAGCGCATGGCTCGCTCAAGTGAACTTGGTATTAAAGTTGTTGATGTACGAATTAAAAAAATCAACTTACCAGAAGAGGTAAGCTCGAGTATTTATAAACGTATGCGTGCTGAGCGACTCGCGGTGGCAAAAGAGCACCGTTCACAAGGACAAGAAAAATCTGAGGTGATCCGTGCTAATATTGACCGTAAAGTATCTGTCATGTTATCGCAGGCAAATAAAGAGGCGGCTGAAATACGGGGTAATGGAGATGCTATTTCTTCTAAAATTTACGCAGAATCTTACCAACAAGACGCAGAATTTTTTGCTTTTCTTCGTAGCATGGAAGCCTATAAAAAGAGTTTTGCTAGTAAAGATGACGTGATGGTGTTAAGTCCTGACTCTGACTTCTTTAAATATATGAATCAGCAGAAATAG
- a CDS encoding carbohydrate porin, whose amino-acid sequence MKMKALTIAVALACTATSVTSFAGTPNFSGYGRYASEASDDTIYGIQADNSKINGVGRLGNEGNWMEWALSQDFVVDKATFDMKVMLDTPGFATSTTAEQNEDGSIKIDEGWRSADVQVKQFYGGGKGIFESQPEAYVWGGKRFYGREQTGLNDYFMMSGDGAGAGVDNLDFGWAKFDAGWIQGGNGALSSNQNDGNISAILLHLHDIKVGESGKLKFRTTFAGLSGNIADDQDIKNDTAMQFYTGYHHSLSNGWFQLSARYETDSLALSGANAAGWTIGGNADHEAAGYMLFLNGAVDFTEMASMEYAAAYLYTDCKDDEGCGDAKFDDQMEYNATVRPQISWNEYMATALEAGYQYSQVDNSDNDSTAWKVTLSQNFQLGHFMWSRPVVRFYAVTGSTKHVNNKSDDTNKVGAMVEAWW is encoded by the coding sequence ATGAAAATGAAAGCGCTTACAATTGCTGTTGCACTTGCGTGTACTGCAACTTCTGTTACTTCCTTTGCAGGAACTCCAAATTTTTCAGGTTATGGTCGATATGCATCAGAAGCTTCTGACGATACTATCTATGGCATTCAAGCTGATAACTCAAAGATAAATGGTGTCGGCCGTTTAGGTAACGAAGGCAACTGGATGGAGTGGGCACTCTCCCAGGACTTCGTTGTAGATAAAGCAACATTTGACATGAAAGTCATGCTTGACACTCCTGGGTTTGCTACATCGACTACTGCGGAGCAAAATGAAGATGGCAGCATTAAAATCGATGAAGGCTGGCGTAGCGCAGATGTTCAAGTCAAACAATTCTATGGTGGTGGTAAAGGGATTTTTGAATCGCAACCAGAAGCATATGTATGGGGGGGGAAACGCTTCTATGGACGTGAACAAACTGGCTTAAACGATTACTTTATGATGAGTGGCGATGGTGCCGGTGCTGGTGTTGATAACCTTGATTTTGGTTGGGCTAAATTTGATGCAGGTTGGATCCAAGGTGGTAATGGTGCTCTTAGTTCAAATCAAAATGATGGTAATATCAGTGCAATTCTATTACATCTACATGATATTAAAGTCGGTGAGAGCGGCAAGTTGAAATTCCGTACTACCTTCGCTGGTTTATCTGGTAATATTGCTGACGATCAAGATATTAAAAATGATACAGCAATGCAATTCTATACGGGGTATCACCATAGTTTATCAAATGGTTGGTTCCAACTTTCTGCCCGTTATGAAACTGATTCTCTTGCGTTATCTGGTGCAAATGCAGCGGGTTGGACAATTGGGGGTAACGCAGATCACGAAGCGGCTGGTTATATGTTGTTCTTAAATGGTGCCGTTGACTTCACCGAAATGGCTTCAATGGAATATGCCGCTGCGTATCTATATACCGATTGTAAAGATGATGAAGGTTGTGGTGATGCAAAATTTGATGATCAAATGGAATATAACGCCACGGTACGCCCACAAATTAGTTGGAATGAATATATGGCAACTGCTTTAGAAGCTGGTTATCAATATTCCCAAGTTGATAACTCCGATAATGATAGTACTGCTTGGAAAGTGACATTATCACAAAATTTCCAACTAGGTCACTTTATGTGGTCTCGCCCTGTAGTACGCTTCTATGCTGTAACAGGTTCAACAAAACATGTTAATAACAAGTCTGATGACACTAATAAGGTTGGGGCAATGGTTGAAGCTTGGTGGTAA
- a CDS encoding MalM family protein, giving the protein MKKLGCFLAAALLAGCSSSGGVFDVNNPFRTWDSQFSGQHEITAKLRSGQALPVALKNLPFQLAPLENTIQVDITEKSPVVNFPEGKSYVAPLMLSSSLNQFTFELESLIGRSVFVPSVLFLDENLQKVAQMNSHELITDEYLRMKREFSEELATKIRYIVVYTRNELLDSKTELPNPRNDYDIALGMQPEDMKKFYAKNSALGHLNVKISNVFFAAPAVLPTTGESGIKSAEHDNVTLSVKKTAIDPLPQTVGTSVVESKSDIVAQPTAIPTILPDTEAFYLKQITIAVKEDNLARAWSLVEEAQRAGSTKAKEHYKKEIKNLN; this is encoded by the coding sequence TTGAAAAAGTTAGGGTGTTTTCTCGCAGCAGCATTACTTGCTGGCTGCTCTTCTAGTGGCGGAGTGTTTGATGTCAATAACCCATTCCGTACTTGGGATTCTCAGTTTTCAGGTCAGCATGAAATTACTGCAAAATTAAGATCTGGACAGGCACTTCCTGTTGCCTTGAAAAATTTACCATTTCAATTAGCGCCATTGGAAAATACTATTCAAGTTGATATTACAGAGAAGTCACCCGTAGTTAATTTTCCTGAGGGAAAATCCTATGTTGCTCCACTCATGTTATCATCGTCATTGAATCAATTTACCTTTGAATTAGAAAGTTTAATTGGACGAAGTGTATTTGTGCCTAGTGTACTGTTTTTAGATGAAAACTTGCAAAAAGTAGCCCAAATGAATAGTCATGAGTTAATTACTGATGAATACCTGCGGATGAAGCGTGAATTTTCAGAGGAATTGGCTACAAAAATCCGTTATATTGTGGTTTACACTCGCAATGAGCTACTGGATAGTAAAACTGAGCTACCAAATCCTCGTAATGATTATGACATTGCTTTAGGTATGCAACCTGAAGATATGAAAAAATTCTATGCAAAAAATTCCGCATTAGGTCATTTGAACGTTAAAATTAGCAATGTATTTTTTGCCGCTCCAGCTGTTTTGCCGACTACTGGTGAAAGTGGTATTAAAAGTGCGGAGCATGATAATGTAACTTTATCAGTGAAGAAAACAGCAATTGATCCTCTTCCTCAGACTGTTGGTACAAGTGTCGTTGAAAGTAAATCCGATATAGTTGCTCAGCCTACGGCTATACCGACAATATTGCCCGATACCGAAGCCTTTTATCTTAAGCAAATCACTATTGCAGTAAAAGAAGATAATCTAGCTCGCGCCTGGAGTTTAGTTGAAGAGGCACAAAGAGCTGGATCAACGAAGGCAAAAGAGCATTATAAGAAAGAGATTAAAAATTTAAATTAA
- a CDS encoding YitT family protein, translated as MSKRINADQHSYFEDFQAIVIATLLVALGINFFNSAGLLLGGTAGLAFLGQYASEYSFSVIFFAINLPFYYLSYCQLGRNFTIKTFISVLLLSIFVEFTSAMLQFTLLNSVYAAIMGGLLIGSGLLMLFRHQASLGGLNILAQYLSAKYGISIGKFQMGVDCMVVFLAIFIVDWMSILLSIVAAVSLNLILLVNHKPGRYSGK; from the coding sequence ATGTCTAAACGAATAAATGCTGATCAGCATTCCTATTTTGAAGATTTTCAAGCGATTGTGATTGCGACTTTATTGGTTGCATTAGGGATTAATTTTTTTAATAGCGCCGGCTTACTCCTTGGTGGTACAGCAGGCCTTGCTTTTTTAGGGCAATACGCATCAGAGTATAGTTTCAGTGTCATATTCTTTGCGATTAACCTTCCCTTTTATTATCTTTCTTATTGTCAACTGGGAAGAAATTTTACAATAAAAACATTTATATCAGTTTTGTTACTCTCTATTTTTGTCGAGTTTACCTCTGCCATGTTACAGTTTACTTTATTAAATTCAGTATATGCTGCGATTATGGGCGGGTTGTTGATTGGTTCAGGCTTACTCATGTTATTCCGTCACCAAGCAAGTTTAGGCGGTTTGAATATATTGGCACAATACTTATCTGCGAAGTATGGAATTTCCATCGGTAAATTTCAAATGGGGGTAGATTGCATGGTGGTTTTTCTTGCCATTTTTATTGTTGATTGGATGTCGATACTCTTATCAATAGTCGCTGCTGTATCTTTGAATTTAATCTTACTTGTGAATCATAAACCAGGACGTTATAGCGGAAAATAA
- a CDS encoding magnesium transporter: MSIELISVYLDKINIKLEENTDLNELIQEITDELQPEQIAVLLESFPLVIREKIWQSFSLETRQDIFVEMKTESRQLLLNSFDDEYCFPLFEKLDATCLLDLSESLNDRFINYAIKNMTAKQRSLYKKAQDYSVDEVGHWQNFQDIQIPKKLKVSSARKICSVNLPVLTEVAYIVDADSVLIGDIAINQLLSADPDSNITDLMNSDFEVLKSSDDIDDAVDKIIFSGKSALAVIDENGCLTGRLDLHFAYKYKEQKNEDLITQAAGLNNEEDLFGSIWLSSKNRAVWLGINLATAFLASWFIGLFEATIQQVVALAVLMPIVASMGGITGSQTITIIIRGLALGQITNSNRKDIVNKELKVGAINGVLWAMVIGIITYLWFDQFLLSLTIFLAILGNIIIASLSGVWVPWVLDKFKIDPALSGAVILTTITDVFGFIAFLGLGTLFLI, encoded by the coding sequence ATGTCGATCGAATTAATATCAGTTTACCTTGATAAAATTAATATTAAATTAGAAGAAAATACTGATTTAAATGAGCTTATTCAAGAGATCACCGATGAACTGCAACCTGAACAGATTGCTGTTTTATTAGAATCATTTCCATTAGTAATACGAGAAAAAATTTGGCAATCCTTTAGTTTAGAAACTCGCCAAGATATTTTTGTGGAAATGAAAACTGAGTCTAGACAACTGCTTTTAAATAGCTTTGATGATGAGTATTGTTTTCCTTTATTTGAAAAACTAGATGCTACTTGCCTTTTGGATTTATCTGAAAGCCTTAATGATCGATTTATAAATTACGCTATTAAAAATATGACTGCAAAGCAACGCAGTTTATATAAAAAAGCACAGGATTACTCCGTTGACGAAGTTGGGCATTGGCAGAATTTTCAGGATATTCAAATCCCTAAAAAGTTGAAAGTCTCATCGGCAAGAAAAATTTGTTCAGTGAATTTACCTGTTTTAACAGAGGTTGCTTATATTGTCGACGCTGACTCTGTTTTAATTGGTGATATAGCGATTAATCAGCTACTCAGTGCAGATCCCGACAGTAACATAACGGATCTTATGAACAGTGATTTTGAGGTTCTTAAAAGTAGCGATGATATCGATGATGCTGTCGATAAAATTATTTTTTCAGGTAAATCGGCTTTAGCGGTGATAGATGAGAATGGTTGTTTAACTGGACGCTTAGATCTGCATTTTGCTTATAAATATAAAGAACAAAAGAATGAGGATCTGATCACGCAAGCTGCGGGTTTAAATAACGAGGAAGATCTTTTTGGTAGTATTTGGTTAAGTAGTAAAAACAGGGCGGTTTGGCTTGGCATTAATTTGGCAACTGCCTTTTTGGCTTCATGGTTTATCGGTTTATTTGAAGCTACGATTCAACAAGTTGTCGCGTTAGCTGTGCTTATGCCGATTGTGGCCTCGATGGGGGGGATCACCGGAAGTCAAACGATCACAATTATAATTCGAGGTTTAGCGTTAGGGCAGATCACAAACAGCAATCGAAAAGATATTGTTAATAAAGAGTTAAAAGTTGGTGCTATTAATGGCGTATTATGGGCAATGGTGATTGGTATTATTACCTATCTATGGTTCGATCAATTTCTACTTTCATTAACTATCTTTCTGGCGATTTTAGGCAATATCATCATCGCCTCTTTATCGGGGGTTTGGGTGCCTTGGGTGTTAGATAAATTCAAAATTGATCCCGCTTTATCGGGCGCCGTGATATTAACCACTATTACGGATGTGTTTGGTTTTATTGCATTTCTCGGTCTAGGTACATTATTTTTAATTTAA
- a CDS encoding zinc transporter ZntB, with protein sequence MDKKGLIYGFYFNDDNVREVIDSSDAIDITRIHWLHFDYSLPATREWLQNQSQLNPVVISALLNEETRPRATMLNQGVLIALRGVNLAPNSNPEDMVSIRIWVEKGRIISTRKRLIMSVHDLVEAVNRGAGPTSPVEVVVQLVERLMARMTDTINDIEEKVSEIEETILTTSTYGLRSEIADLRRQVISLRRYLMPQREAIQQLLSDKFTLFSSQDKIHLRESADQLIRYIEELESIKDRAAVSQEELNNRINEQLNNRMYVLSIVAAIFLPLGFFTGLLGINVGGIPGSDNVDAFLYFVFFLVVVVALQVILFKKKKWF encoded by the coding sequence ATGGATAAGAAAGGCTTGATATATGGTTTTTACTTTAATGATGATAATGTTCGTGAAGTAATTGATTCGAGTGATGCAATTGATATCACTCGAATCCATTGGCTGCATTTTGATTATAGCCTGCCTGCCACTCGAGAGTGGTTACAAAATCAGAGTCAGCTAAATCCAGTTGTTATCAGTGCGTTGCTTAATGAAGAGACTCGCCCAAGGGCAACGATGCTCAACCAAGGGGTGTTAATCGCTTTACGTGGTGTTAATCTTGCCCCAAATAGTAACCCTGAAGATATGGTATCAATTCGTATATGGGTTGAGAAAGGCCGGATCATTAGTACCCGAAAACGATTGATCATGTCTGTTCATGATTTGGTGGAAGCTGTTAACAGGGGAGCTGGGCCTACATCCCCGGTAGAAGTCGTCGTGCAATTGGTGGAGCGGTTAATGGCAAGGATGACTGACACCATCAATGATATCGAAGAGAAAGTATCTGAAATTGAAGAGACTATTTTAACGACAAGTACCTATGGTTTGAGGAGTGAAATTGCTGATTTACGTCGTCAGGTTATTTCGCTGAGACGTTACCTGATGCCACAACGTGAAGCTATTCAGCAGTTACTAAGTGACAAATTCACTTTATTTTCTTCGCAAGATAAAATTCATTTACGTGAAAGCGCAGATCAATTAATTCGTTACATAGAAGAGCTAGAATCGATAAAAGATAGAGCTGCAGTTTCACAGGAGGAGCTTAATAATCGCATCAATGAGCAGTTAAATAATCGTATGTATGTATTATCAATCGTCGCAGCTATTTTTTTACCACTGGGTTTTTTTACGGGACTATTGGGCATCAATGTTGGTGGTATACCCGGCTCAGATAATGTGGATGCTTTTCTCTATTTCGTCTTCTTTTTAGTGGTTGTTGTTGCATTACAAGTTATTTTATTTAAGAAGAAAAAATGGTTTTAA
- a CDS encoding LysR family transcriptional regulator, with the protein MMKIELLKTFLEVSRTLHFRLASESLFITQSAVSARIKLLEDELGVLLFDRSQNHLKLTAEGERLIKHANEIILMWQKTKQDISITDNNSQQLAIGSMMSIWDIVLQEWLQKIHKNRDDISLLTATYNPVELRKNILNRIVDIAFLFEPTFAEELITEKIATVPLHLVTSEQQNVNHPFTLSNYVKVDYGESINSQYMRDYHDAPAAKHCINQPIVALNFLLGVGGSAYLPRQLTEHYLASKQLYLVNNAPVYSRDIYANYLAKNEKIELIEDTLKLFSHVNI; encoded by the coding sequence ATGATGAAAATAGAATTACTAAAAACGTTCCTTGAAGTGAGCAGAACATTACATTTTAGATTAGCATCTGAATCGCTTTTTATCACTCAATCCGCCGTAAGTGCGCGTATAAAGTTGCTTGAAGATGAACTCGGTGTCTTGTTATTTGATCGCAGTCAAAATCACCTAAAGTTAACAGCAGAGGGTGAGCGCTTGATTAAACATGCCAATGAAATCATTTTGATGTGGCAAAAAACTAAACAAGATATAAGCATCACAGACAACAATTCACAACAGTTAGCGATCGGTTCCATGATGTCAATTTGGGATATTGTTCTACAAGAGTGGTTGCAAAAAATTCATAAAAATAGAGACGATATTAGCCTATTAACAGCAACCTACAACCCTGTCGAGCTGCGCAAAAATATTTTAAACCGTATCGTTGATATTGCCTTTTTATTCGAACCTACTTTTGCTGAAGAACTAATCACGGAAAAAATAGCAACGGTACCGTTACATTTAGTTACCAGCGAACAACAAAATGTTAATCATCCCTTTACGCTGAGTAATTATGTTAAAGTCGATTATGGTGAATCGATAAATTCGCAATATATGCGAGATTACCACGATGCACCAGCAGCTAAGCACTGCATAAATCAGCCTATAGTCGCGCTTAACTTCCTATTAGGGGTTGGAGGAAGTGCCTACCTGCCAAGACAGCTAACCGAACACTACTTGGCGAGTAAGCAACTCTATTTAGTTAACAATGCGCCAGTTTACTCGCGTGATATTTACGCAAATTATCTAGCCAAAAATGAAAAAATTGAGCTTATTGAAGATACTTTAAAACTATTTAGCCATGTAAATATATAA
- the rimK gene encoding 30S ribosomal protein S6--L-glutamate ligase: MKIAILSRNANLYSTKRLKEAGELRGHEVDVIDTLHCYMDITSSRPTVRYYGEELPKYDAIIPRIGASVTFYGTAVARQFEMMGTFNVNESVAISRSRDKLRSLQLLSRKGIGLPRTGFACKPDSVKDLIKNVGGAPVVIKLLEGTQGIGVVLADTEKAAESIIEAFMGLKADILVQEFVKEAGGADIRCFVVGGKVVAAMKRQGAEGEFRSNLHRGGSAKVIRLSKAERETAVNAAKVMGLNVCGVDLLQSASGPMVMEVNSSPGLEGIETATKKDVASMIIEFIEKNAGNSLNKTRGKG; the protein is encoded by the coding sequence ATGAAAATTGCTATTTTATCAAGGAATGCGAACTTATATTCAACTAAGCGTTTAAAAGAAGCTGGCGAATTGCGTGGCCACGAAGTTGACGTCATAGATACTTTACATTGCTATATGGATATAACGAGTAGCCGTCCAACCGTACGTTATTATGGTGAGGAATTGCCTAAGTATGACGCAATTATCCCACGTATTGGGGCCTCTGTCACTTTTTATGGTACTGCTGTAGCAAGGCAGTTTGAGATGATGGGAACCTTTAATGTTAATGAATCCGTTGCTATTAGCCGTTCTCGAGACAAATTACGTTCATTACAACTATTATCAAGAAAAGGCATTGGTCTACCAAGAACCGGATTTGCCTGTAAACCGGATAGCGTTAAAGATTTAATTAAAAATGTTGGTGGTGCGCCTGTCGTTATAAAGTTATTAGAAGGAACGCAGGGCATTGGTGTGGTACTGGCTGACACCGAGAAAGCCGCAGAAAGTATTATCGAAGCGTTTATGGGGCTTAAGGCTGATATCCTAGTACAGGAATTTGTAAAAGAAGCCGGTGGCGCTGATATTCGTTGTTTTGTGGTGGGCGGTAAAGTGGTTGCTGCAATGAAACGTCAGGGGGCCGAAGGTGAGTTTAGATCTAACTTGCATCGTGGTGGTTCTGCAAAAGTAATTCGTTTGTCTAAAGCTGAAAGAGAAACGGCAGTTAATGCCGCCAAAGTGATGGGATTGAACGTGTGTGGTGTTGACCTATTGCAATCGGCAAGTGGTCCAATGGTAATGGAAGTTAACTCTTCACCGGGACTAGAAGGGATTGAAACGGCAACAAAAAAAGATGTCGCAAGCATGATTATTGAGTTTATTGAGAAAAATGCTGGAAATAGTTTAAATAAAACACGTGGAAAAGGATGA
- a CDS encoding succinylglutamate desuccinylase/aspartoacylase family protein: MANALRIGEFDILPGENRKIKIPVAKLYTDAEVSLPVHIIRAKKAGPIVFISAAIHGDELNGIEIIRRLLGQPNFKLIRGTIIAVSMVNVYGVVNQSRYMPDRRDLNRSFPGSAKGTLAGRVAHIFLNEIVKHCDYGIDLHTGAIHRSNLPQIRANLSDSETKELALVFGVPVILNSNLVDGSLREAAVKIGTKVLLYEAGEALRFDEFSIRAGIKGIENVLQHLSMMRKRSIKRKKIEPYIANHSSWLRANASGIVNNISNLGDQIMKGDILAEIGSPYGDVFGVVQAVRSGIVIGKQNIPLVQEGEAMFHIAYFSEDDEKIADDIETVQEMLVQKDDIKR, encoded by the coding sequence ATGGCTAACGCATTACGTATTGGTGAATTTGATATTTTACCTGGAGAAAATCGTAAAATAAAAATACCCGTTGCCAAACTATATACTGATGCGGAGGTCTCTTTGCCCGTTCATATTATCAGGGCAAAAAAAGCTGGACCTATTGTTTTTATAAGTGCAGCTATACATGGTGATGAGCTTAATGGTATTGAGATTATAAGGCGCTTATTGGGACAACCTAATTTTAAACTAATCAGAGGAACCATTATCGCCGTTTCGATGGTTAATGTTTACGGTGTGGTTAACCAGAGCCGTTATATGCCAGACAGAAGAGACCTTAACCGCTCTTTTCCTGGTTCTGCGAAGGGAACCTTGGCTGGGCGAGTAGCGCATATATTTTTAAATGAAATTGTGAAACATTGTGATTATGGCATTGATTTGCATACCGGAGCGATTCATCGCTCCAATCTACCGCAAATTAGAGCAAATTTATCTGATTCTGAAACCAAAGAGCTTGCTCTGGTGTTTGGTGTGCCTGTTATTTTAAATTCAAACTTGGTTGATGGTTCTTTGCGAGAGGCCGCCGTTAAAATTGGTACTAAGGTTTTGTTATATGAAGCAGGAGAAGCCTTAAGATTTGATGAGTTTTCAATAAGAGCTGGAATAAAGGGAATTGAAAATGTTCTGCAGCATTTAAGTATGATGCGCAAACGATCAATAAAAAGGAAAAAGATAGAACCCTATATCGCCAATCATAGTAGTTGGTTAAGAGCTAATGCAAGTGGTATCGTTAATAATATAAGTAACCTAGGCGATCAAATCATGAAGGGAGATATTTTGGCTGAAATTGGCAGTCCCTATGGTGATGTGTTCGGTGTTGTACAGGCGGTTCGCTCGGGTATTGTGATTGGTAAGCAAAATATTCCTTTAGTACAAGAGGGGGAAGCGATGTTTCATATTGCTTATTTTTCTGAAGATGATGAAAAAATTGCCGATGATATTGAAACCGTGCAAGAGATGTTAGTTCAAAAAGATGATATTAAACGTTAA
- a CDS encoding RimK/LysX family protein: MKNKKIVGRLESIALPELEIDDLQVRVDTGAKTSSLHVDNIVKYLVKGKPWVKFDIHPDIHNVNRLLACKAPISDIRKIKSSNGTAEQRYVIETPITLGCDTWPIEITLTDDLI; this comes from the coding sequence ATGAAAAACAAGAAAATTGTTGGACGATTAGAGTCCATTGCCTTACCTGAATTAGAGATAGATGACTTACAAGTGCGGGTTGATACTGGGGCAAAGACCTCTTCTTTACATGTCGATAATATTGTTAAATATTTAGTTAAAGGGAAACCTTGGGTGAAATTTGATATTCACCCCGATATTCATAATGTTAATCGATTACTTGCTTGTAAAGCACCAATCAGTGACATTAGAAAAATAAAATCCTCTAATGGTACCGCTGAACAGCGCTATGTTATTGAGACTCCAATTACATTGGGCTGTGATACATGGCCTATTGAAATTACTTTAACCGATGATCTGATATGA